The following are from one region of the Vulpes vulpes isolate BD-2025 chromosome 14, VulVul3, whole genome shotgun sequence genome:
- the LOC112910148 gene encoding large ribosomal subunit protein eL30, whose amino-acid sequence MVAAKKTKKSLESINSRLQLVMKSGKYVLGYKQTLKMIRHGKAKLVILANNCPALRKSEIEYYAMLAKTGVHHYSGNNIELGTACGKYYRVCTLAIIDPGDSDIIRSMPEQTGEK is encoded by the coding sequence ATGGTGGCCGCAAAGAAGACGAAAAAGTCGCTGGAGTCGATCAACTCTAGGCTCCAACTGGTTATGAAGAGTGGAAAGTACGTGCTGGGGTACAAGCAGACCCTGAAAATGATCAGACACGGCAAAGCGAAACTGGTCATCCTGGCCAACAACTGCCCGGCTTTGAGGAAATCTGAAATAGAATACTACGCCATGTTGGCCAAAACTGGTGTCCATCACTACAGTGGCAATAATATTGAATTGGGCACAGCATGTGGGAAATACTACAGAGTATGCACACTGGCTATCATTgatccaggtgattctgatatcaTTAGAAGCATGCCAGAACAGACTGGTGAAAAGTAA